CTACCTGGCGTTGCAGGATCTGCCGGCGTTGCGCGATGCGTCGCCCGTTGAAGTCGAACCGCTGGAACAGTTTCTCTCACAACAATACCCGGCCATCGTCGCGTTGCTCGATGAGCAGGAACGCTTCGCCCGTGAACACTTCAAGCAATACCCGCCGCGCCCTGACAACCTCAGGTTGCCCGCCGCGCCGAGCGACAATCTGCGCCACGACTTCCTCACTGCACTGCGGATCAATCCGCTGATCCATCTGGCGATGGTCATCCAGCCGTTGCCGGGCAAGGACCTGCCCGAGCGCGAGCATCTGCAAGCCGATCAGGTGATGGTCGAACAGACGCTTTCGCCGTGGAATCGCCAGCGGTTCATTCGCGTGGCCGATCACGAAAAAGTCGCGCCCCTGGCCGTGTTGGCCAGCGCCGCCGATGAGCCGGACTACGGTCATGACATCAATCTGTTCAGCGACAACCCCGGTGAAGTCGCCGCGTTGTACGGCTTCGGTCCGCAGCCGTTTGGCGATGCACGCTTCCAGTACAGCTCCCAGGCACCGTTTCACATGGGCTTCTTCCATGAGAGCCCGGTGGTGTATGCGGCTGCCGGATTTCTCGAACGCAGCTGGCCGGACTGGCGCGCGTATCAATACATGGGGCTGGCGCGACTGGCGTTTGCCACGGGGCATTCCTACTGGGGTTATCGCTTTCTCGGCTGGGGCCTGCACCACGTTCAGGACCTGACCCAGCCGTATCACGCCAAGCCGTTGCCCGGCGTCGAACTGCCGAGCCTTCTGCTGCTGGAGGGCAAGGCGCTGGCCGGTTTTGCGGAAGACAAACAGGCGTCCATCGAACGGGTCGCGACCCGCCACATGGAAGTCGAGAAATACCAGTCGACCTGGCTGCGGCGCGTGCTGCGCGCCGGTCAGCCGCATCCGATGCTCGATGCTTACGCCAATCCCGCCGGGGACGCGCATTACCCGCCGTACTCCGTGGACTATTTGCGCGAAGTGGTGAGTGCCGAGTCGGTCGATGACTCCGCCGCCTTCGACGAAGCCATCGGCCAGTGGCTGGAAACGGCGCCGGTCACTAGCGACTTCAGTGCCGGCAATCAGTTGCAGCAAGAGAATTTCGACCATCCGGAGCTCAACCGGCAACTGCTCAAACTGCTCGGCCATTTCGGCGCCCATAGCCGGATTTATGTCAGCGCGGGACTGGCGCCTTGAGCATCGCG
This genomic window from Pseudomonas kribbensis contains:
- a CDS encoding phospholipase — encoded protein: MKLISLLLLCAMAPTAWGWSNHTVGSYLALQDLPALRDASPVEVEPLEQFLSQQYPAIVALLDEQERFAREHFKQYPPRPDNLRLPAAPSDNLRHDFLTALRINPLIHLAMVIQPLPGKDLPEREHLQADQVMVEQTLSPWNRQRFIRVADHEKVAPLAVLASAADEPDYGHDINLFSDNPGEVAALYGFGPQPFGDARFQYSSQAPFHMGFFHESPVVYAAAGFLERSWPDWRAYQYMGLARLAFATGHSYWGYRFLGWGLHHVQDLTQPYHAKPLPGVELPSLLLLEGKALAGFAEDKQASIERVATRHMEVEKYQSTWLRRVLRAGQPHPMLDAYANPAGDAHYPPYSVDYLREVVSAESVDDSAAFDEAIGQWLETAPVTSDFSAGNQLQQENFDHPELNRQLLKLLGHFGAHSRIYVSAGLAP